The proteins below are encoded in one region of Misgurnus anguillicaudatus chromosome 24, ASM2758022v2, whole genome shotgun sequence:
- the ccdc9 gene encoding coiled-coil domain-containing protein 9 isoform X1, whose translation MESWIKASGFCLCAAVVSSFSAAISSSSLGSSSRLIVGGRVIFHRLLFQDMLPAMSSAVDLKTKEEKDAELDKRIEALRKKNEALVKRYQEIQEDKKKAEQEGVAITTARKPRPHEPDSERKKTEKENFTVTVDLSKPAGEKRVVNDRKSSSNSGDHGVEEGHSGRPQGESPSNRTGSGRLSRGCYRGVRREPRPNKGEPWPDRQSQDNEGGDGPSLTERSSRGGRRGGRGGGISPQGGTGSDRKSKEWEEKRRQNIEKMNEEMEKIAEYERGQRAEREKNPTRNFLDDPRRSGPVPDTDRKEGSRRHVRNWGGVDFDSVKTGAEVEREWTNRRPSGRGSVDMTLSMTGRERAEYLRWKKEREQIDEERLARHRNATGQWRREWDAQKTDTMFKEDSAVAGEGTPDQSNRRAARGRNAYAQQRSGPSEDNKRPPKEPTFGDFLGQGKPRQEGRGRGKGRGQGKNYSMHDNRWEGEHEEEKGRKEEQEKETEGKDKEKENEKVKTPSSEKQTEDGGHAEEDDDEWEDASDGEEEEEEVDKEEHEEENKDSHKDAKPTEKTSTSPAPSTPSPKEKRTPRPKVHIPSPQEALSTPEGPKPLSPFSLLDCHQPVSDWGEEMEMLSPKSSLGESPLRPSSNESSPAQPKNNERNTEDEPEKNESTSTVVESANCEPQQDNVPAESADTAISSSQEPIVPPTPDSARQSEDSESPATDPDQSQFETEVELDASVDQSEQPLSGAVLITNFETVAFRKKSLTSADV comes from the exons ATGGAGTCTTGGATTAAGGCGTCGGGGTTTTGTCTTTGTGCTGCCGTGGTCTCGTCCTTTTCGGCTGCGATCAGTTCATCCTCACTCGGCTCATCCTCCCGACTCATC GTAGGAGGCAGAGTTATTTTCCACCGCCTTTTATTTCAGGACATGCTTCCAGCCATG TCTTCTGCGGTGGATTTAAAGACAAAGGAGGAGAAGGATGCCGAGCTGGACAAAAGGATTGAAGCTCTACGGAAAAAGAATGAAGCTTTGGTCAAGAGATATCAGGAAAT ACAGGAAGATAAGAAAAAGGCTGAGCAGGAGGGCGTCGCCATCACAACAGCTCGCAAACCCCGCCCTCACGAGCCTGATTCGGAACGGAaaaagacagagaaagagaacTTCACTGTGACTGTTGATTTGTCCAAACCGGCTGGG GAGAAACGTGTAGTGAATGACAGAAAATCTTCCAGTAATAGTGGCGATCATGGCGTTGAAGAAGGACACTCTGGTCGGCCTCAAGGCGAGAGCCCCTCTAACAGAACCGGCTCGGGTCGGCTGAGCAGAGGTTGCTATCGTGGGGTCAGAAGAGAGCCTCGTCCAAACAAAGGTGAACCATGGCCAGACAGGCAATCGCAGGATAATGAAGGTGGAGATGGTCCTTCCCTTACCGAACGCTCGTCCAGAGGAGGGCGCAGAGGTGGAAGAGGTGGAGGCATATCTCCTCAGGGAGGAACTGGCTCAGACAGAAAATCAAAG GAGTGGGAGGAGAAGAGAAGGCAGAACATAGAGAAAATGAATGAGGAGATGGAAAAGATTGCAGAATATGAGAGAGGTCAAAGG GCTGAAAGAGAGAAGAACCCCACCAGGAACTTCCTGGATGACCCACGGCGCAGTGGGCCAGTCCCAGACACTGACCGCAAGGAGGGCAGCAGACGGCACGTGCGCAACTGGGGCGGCGTTGACTTTGACAGCGTGAAGACTGGAGCCGAAGTTGAGAGAGAATGGACG AATCGTAGGCCGAGTGGCAGAGGTTCAGTGGATATGACTCTGTCCATGACAGGTCGAGAGAGAGCCGAGTATCTCCGCTGGAAAAAAGAGCGTGAACAGATTGATGAGGAACGACTGGCTCGTCATCGGAATGCCACCGGCCAGTGGAGACGAGAGTGGGACGCCCAAAAAACAGATACGAT GTTCAAGGAGGATTCGGCTGTGGCTGGAGAGGGAACACCTGATCAGAGCAACAGGAGAG CAGCTAGGGGGCGCAATGCCTATGCACAGCAACGCAGCGGACCCTCAG AAGACAACAAGAGACCACCCAAGGAACCAACCTTCGGGGACTTCTTGGGGCAGGGCAAGCCCAGACAGGAAGGTCGTGGACGAGGGAAGGGTCGGGGTCAAGGCAAGAACTACAG CATGCATGATAATCGCTGGGAAGGAGAACATGAAGAGGAGAAAGGGAGGAAAGAGGAACAAGAAAAGGAGACGGAGGGAAAGGACAAAGAGAAGGAAAATGAGAAGGTCAAAACTCCATCCTCAGAGAAG CAAACAGAAGATGGAGGGCACGCTGAAGAAGATGATGATGAATGGGAAGATGCTAGCGAtggggaggaggaggaggaagaggtcGACAAAGAGGAGCATGAGGAAGAAAACAAAGATTCTCATAAAGATGCTAAACCAACAGAAAAGACGTCTACCTCTCCTGCACCTTCTACTCCCAGCCCAAAAGAGAAGAGAACTCCCAGACCCAAAGTCCACATCCCCTCCCCACAGGAAGCTCTCAGCACTCCCGAAGGGCCCAAACCACTCAGCCCTTTCTCTCTGCTGGATTGCCACCAGCCAGTGTCAGACTGGGGCGAGGAAATGGAGATGCTCTCTCCTAAGAGCAGTCTTGGTGAGAGCCCCCTGAGGCCCAGCAGCAACGAAAGCAGTCCAGCCCAGCCGAAGAACAATGAACGTAACACGGAAGACGaaccagaaaaaaatgaaagtacATCTACAG TTGTGGAATCGGCTAACTGTGAACCCCAACAAGACAATGTACCAGCTGAATCTGCAGACACTGCCATCTCAAGCAGCCAAGAGCCCATAGTGCCGCCCACCCCAGACAGCGCCAGGCAGAGCG AAGACAGCGAATCCCCTGCTACAGACCCAGATCAGAGTCAATTTGAAACCGAGGTTGAACTGGATGCATCAGTGGACCAATCAGAACAACCGCTCTCAGGTGCTGTTCTTATTACCAACTTTGAGACTGTGGCTTTTCGAAAGAAGTCCCTTACTTCTGCTGACGTCTAG
- the ccdc9 gene encoding coiled-coil domain-containing protein 9 isoform X7, translating to MLPAMSSAVDLKTKEEKDAELDKRIEALRKKNEALVKRYQEIQEDKKKAEQEGVAITTARKPRPHEPDSERKKTEKENFTVTVDLSKPAGEKRVVNDRKSSSNSGDHGVEEGHSGRPQGESPSNRTGSGRLSRGCYRGVRREPRPNKGEPWPDRQSQDNEGGDGPSLTERSSRGGRRGGRGGGISPQGGTGSDRKSKEWEEKRRQNIEKMNEEMEKIAEYERGQRAEREKNPTRNFLDDPRRSGPVPDTDRKEGSRRHVRNWGGVDFDSVKTGAEVEREWTNRRPSGRGSVDMTLSMTGRERAEYLRWKKEREQIDEERLARHRNATGQWRREWDAQKTDTMFKEDSAVAGEGTPDQSNRRAARGRNAYAQQRSGPSEDNKRPPKEPTFGDFLGQGKPRQEGRGRGKGRGQGKNYSMHDNRWEGEHEEEKGRKEEQEKETEGKDKEKENEKVKTPSSEKQTEDGGHAEEDDDEWEDASDGEEEEEEVDKEEHEEENKDSHKDAKPTEKTSTSPAPSTPSPKEKRTPRPKVHIPSPQEALSTPEGPKPLSPFSLLDCHQPVSDWGEEMEMLSPKSSLGESPLRPSSNESSPAQPKNNERNTEDEPEKNESTSTVVESANCEPQQDNVPAESADTAISSSQEPIVPPTPDSARQSEDSESPATDPDQSQFETEVELDASVDQSEQPLSGAVLITNFETVAFRKKSLTSADV from the exons ATGCTTCCAGCCATG TCTTCTGCGGTGGATTTAAAGACAAAGGAGGAGAAGGATGCCGAGCTGGACAAAAGGATTGAAGCTCTACGGAAAAAGAATGAAGCTTTGGTCAAGAGATATCAGGAAAT ACAGGAAGATAAGAAAAAGGCTGAGCAGGAGGGCGTCGCCATCACAACAGCTCGCAAACCCCGCCCTCACGAGCCTGATTCGGAACGGAaaaagacagagaaagagaacTTCACTGTGACTGTTGATTTGTCCAAACCGGCTGGG GAGAAACGTGTAGTGAATGACAGAAAATCTTCCAGTAATAGTGGCGATCATGGCGTTGAAGAAGGACACTCTGGTCGGCCTCAAGGCGAGAGCCCCTCTAACAGAACCGGCTCGGGTCGGCTGAGCAGAGGTTGCTATCGTGGGGTCAGAAGAGAGCCTCGTCCAAACAAAGGTGAACCATGGCCAGACAGGCAATCGCAGGATAATGAAGGTGGAGATGGTCCTTCCCTTACCGAACGCTCGTCCAGAGGAGGGCGCAGAGGTGGAAGAGGTGGAGGCATATCTCCTCAGGGAGGAACTGGCTCAGACAGAAAATCAAAG GAGTGGGAGGAGAAGAGAAGGCAGAACATAGAGAAAATGAATGAGGAGATGGAAAAGATTGCAGAATATGAGAGAGGTCAAAGG GCTGAAAGAGAGAAGAACCCCACCAGGAACTTCCTGGATGACCCACGGCGCAGTGGGCCAGTCCCAGACACTGACCGCAAGGAGGGCAGCAGACGGCACGTGCGCAACTGGGGCGGCGTTGACTTTGACAGCGTGAAGACTGGAGCCGAAGTTGAGAGAGAATGGACG AATCGTAGGCCGAGTGGCAGAGGTTCAGTGGATATGACTCTGTCCATGACAGGTCGAGAGAGAGCCGAGTATCTCCGCTGGAAAAAAGAGCGTGAACAGATTGATGAGGAACGACTGGCTCGTCATCGGAATGCCACCGGCCAGTGGAGACGAGAGTGGGACGCCCAAAAAACAGATACGAT GTTCAAGGAGGATTCGGCTGTGGCTGGAGAGGGAACACCTGATCAGAGCAACAGGAGAG CAGCTAGGGGGCGCAATGCCTATGCACAGCAACGCAGCGGACCCTCAG AAGACAACAAGAGACCACCCAAGGAACCAACCTTCGGGGACTTCTTGGGGCAGGGCAAGCCCAGACAGGAAGGTCGTGGACGAGGGAAGGGTCGGGGTCAAGGCAAGAACTACAG CATGCATGATAATCGCTGGGAAGGAGAACATGAAGAGGAGAAAGGGAGGAAAGAGGAACAAGAAAAGGAGACGGAGGGAAAGGACAAAGAGAAGGAAAATGAGAAGGTCAAAACTCCATCCTCAGAGAAG CAAACAGAAGATGGAGGGCACGCTGAAGAAGATGATGATGAATGGGAAGATGCTAGCGAtggggaggaggaggaggaagaggtcGACAAAGAGGAGCATGAGGAAGAAAACAAAGATTCTCATAAAGATGCTAAACCAACAGAAAAGACGTCTACCTCTCCTGCACCTTCTACTCCCAGCCCAAAAGAGAAGAGAACTCCCAGACCCAAAGTCCACATCCCCTCCCCACAGGAAGCTCTCAGCACTCCCGAAGGGCCCAAACCACTCAGCCCTTTCTCTCTGCTGGATTGCCACCAGCCAGTGTCAGACTGGGGCGAGGAAATGGAGATGCTCTCTCCTAAGAGCAGTCTTGGTGAGAGCCCCCTGAGGCCCAGCAGCAACGAAAGCAGTCCAGCCCAGCCGAAGAACAATGAACGTAACACGGAAGACGaaccagaaaaaaatgaaagtacATCTACAG TTGTGGAATCGGCTAACTGTGAACCCCAACAAGACAATGTACCAGCTGAATCTGCAGACACTGCCATCTCAAGCAGCCAAGAGCCCATAGTGCCGCCCACCCCAGACAGCGCCAGGCAGAGCG AAGACAGCGAATCCCCTGCTACAGACCCAGATCAGAGTCAATTTGAAACCGAGGTTGAACTGGATGCATCAGTGGACCAATCAGAACAACCGCTCTCAGGTGCTGTTCTTATTACCAACTTTGAGACTGTGGCTTTTCGAAAGAAGTCCCTTACTTCTGCTGACGTCTAG
- the ccdc9 gene encoding coiled-coil domain-containing protein 9 isoform X3 has product MESWIKASGFCLCAAVVSSFSAAISSSSLGSSSRLIVGGRVIFHRLLFQDMLPAMSSAVDLKTKEEKDAELDKRIEALRKKNEALVKRYQEIQEDKKKAEQEGVAITTARKPRPHEPDSERKKTEKENFTVTVDLSKPAGEKRVVNDRKSSSNSGDHGVEEGHSGRPQGESPSNRTGSGRLSRGCYRGVRREPRPNKGEPWPDRQSQDNEGGDGPSLTERSSRGGRRGGRGGGISPQGGTGSDRKSKEWEEKRRQNIEKMNEEMEKIAEYERGQRAEREKNPTRNFLDDPRRSGPVPDTDRKEGSRRHVRNWGGVDFDSVKTGAEVEREWTNRRPSGRGSVDMTLSMTGRERAEYLRWKKEREQIDEERLARHRNATGQWRREWDAQKTDTMFKEDSAVAGEGTPDQSNRRAARGRNAYAQQRSGPSEDNKRPPKEPTFGDFLGQGKPRQEGRGRGKGRGQGKNYSMHDNRWEGEHEEEKGRKEEQEKETEGKDKEKENEKVKTPSSEKQTEDGGHAEEDDDEWEDASDGEEEEEEVDKEEHEEENKDSHKDAKPTEKTSTSPAPSTPSPKEKRTPRPKVHIPSPQEALSTPEGPKPLSPFSLLDCHQPVSDWGEEMEMLSPKSSLGESPLRPSSNESSPAQPKNNERNTEDEPEKNESTSTVVESANCEPQQDNVPAESADTAISSSQEPIVPPTPDSARQSDSESPATDPDQSQFETEVELDASVDQSEQPLSGAVLITNFETVAFRKKSLTSADV; this is encoded by the exons ATGGAGTCTTGGATTAAGGCGTCGGGGTTTTGTCTTTGTGCTGCCGTGGTCTCGTCCTTTTCGGCTGCGATCAGTTCATCCTCACTCGGCTCATCCTCCCGACTCATC GTAGGAGGCAGAGTTATTTTCCACCGCCTTTTATTTCAGGACATGCTTCCAGCCATG TCTTCTGCGGTGGATTTAAAGACAAAGGAGGAGAAGGATGCCGAGCTGGACAAAAGGATTGAAGCTCTACGGAAAAAGAATGAAGCTTTGGTCAAGAGATATCAGGAAAT ACAGGAAGATAAGAAAAAGGCTGAGCAGGAGGGCGTCGCCATCACAACAGCTCGCAAACCCCGCCCTCACGAGCCTGATTCGGAACGGAaaaagacagagaaagagaacTTCACTGTGACTGTTGATTTGTCCAAACCGGCTGGG GAGAAACGTGTAGTGAATGACAGAAAATCTTCCAGTAATAGTGGCGATCATGGCGTTGAAGAAGGACACTCTGGTCGGCCTCAAGGCGAGAGCCCCTCTAACAGAACCGGCTCGGGTCGGCTGAGCAGAGGTTGCTATCGTGGGGTCAGAAGAGAGCCTCGTCCAAACAAAGGTGAACCATGGCCAGACAGGCAATCGCAGGATAATGAAGGTGGAGATGGTCCTTCCCTTACCGAACGCTCGTCCAGAGGAGGGCGCAGAGGTGGAAGAGGTGGAGGCATATCTCCTCAGGGAGGAACTGGCTCAGACAGAAAATCAAAG GAGTGGGAGGAGAAGAGAAGGCAGAACATAGAGAAAATGAATGAGGAGATGGAAAAGATTGCAGAATATGAGAGAGGTCAAAGG GCTGAAAGAGAGAAGAACCCCACCAGGAACTTCCTGGATGACCCACGGCGCAGTGGGCCAGTCCCAGACACTGACCGCAAGGAGGGCAGCAGACGGCACGTGCGCAACTGGGGCGGCGTTGACTTTGACAGCGTGAAGACTGGAGCCGAAGTTGAGAGAGAATGGACG AATCGTAGGCCGAGTGGCAGAGGTTCAGTGGATATGACTCTGTCCATGACAGGTCGAGAGAGAGCCGAGTATCTCCGCTGGAAAAAAGAGCGTGAACAGATTGATGAGGAACGACTGGCTCGTCATCGGAATGCCACCGGCCAGTGGAGACGAGAGTGGGACGCCCAAAAAACAGATACGAT GTTCAAGGAGGATTCGGCTGTGGCTGGAGAGGGAACACCTGATCAGAGCAACAGGAGAG CAGCTAGGGGGCGCAATGCCTATGCACAGCAACGCAGCGGACCCTCAG AAGACAACAAGAGACCACCCAAGGAACCAACCTTCGGGGACTTCTTGGGGCAGGGCAAGCCCAGACAGGAAGGTCGTGGACGAGGGAAGGGTCGGGGTCAAGGCAAGAACTACAG CATGCATGATAATCGCTGGGAAGGAGAACATGAAGAGGAGAAAGGGAGGAAAGAGGAACAAGAAAAGGAGACGGAGGGAAAGGACAAAGAGAAGGAAAATGAGAAGGTCAAAACTCCATCCTCAGAGAAG CAAACAGAAGATGGAGGGCACGCTGAAGAAGATGATGATGAATGGGAAGATGCTAGCGAtggggaggaggaggaggaagaggtcGACAAAGAGGAGCATGAGGAAGAAAACAAAGATTCTCATAAAGATGCTAAACCAACAGAAAAGACGTCTACCTCTCCTGCACCTTCTACTCCCAGCCCAAAAGAGAAGAGAACTCCCAGACCCAAAGTCCACATCCCCTCCCCACAGGAAGCTCTCAGCACTCCCGAAGGGCCCAAACCACTCAGCCCTTTCTCTCTGCTGGATTGCCACCAGCCAGTGTCAGACTGGGGCGAGGAAATGGAGATGCTCTCTCCTAAGAGCAGTCTTGGTGAGAGCCCCCTGAGGCCCAGCAGCAACGAAAGCAGTCCAGCCCAGCCGAAGAACAATGAACGTAACACGGAAGACGaaccagaaaaaaatgaaagtacATCTACAG TTGTGGAATCGGCTAACTGTGAACCCCAACAAGACAATGTACCAGCTGAATCTGCAGACACTGCCATCTCAAGCAGCCAAGAGCCCATAGTGCCGCCCACCCCAGACAGCGCCAGGCAGAGCG ACAGCGAATCCCCTGCTACAGACCCAGATCAGAGTCAATTTGAAACCGAGGTTGAACTGGATGCATCAGTGGACCAATCAGAACAACCGCTCTCAGGTGCTGTTCTTATTACCAACTTTGAGACTGTGGCTTTTCGAAAGAAGTCCCTTACTTCTGCTGACGTCTAG